One window of Hujiaoplasma nucleasis genomic DNA carries:
- a CDS encoding glycoside hydrolase family 3 N-terminal domain-containing protein — translation MDNKINDLLKTMTLKEKIGQLYQAPYFSDVITGHAFDSSATIQRIKDGRVGSILSVHDEKVLYQLQKTAVEESRLGIPLLFAFDVIHGYKTSFPINLALSNTWDMDLIERISKAVAFESTKKGLHLTFSPMVDLVRDPRWGRVMESNGEDPYLSSCLAKAYIKGYQGNDLSHPDTIAACAKHFIGYGLSEAGREYNTVDLSKRVLYNMYLPAFKAAVEANVQMVMTSFNTVFDVPSTANKALLKDILREELDFKNVIISDYTSTEEIINHGIARDLKDVAEQCFNAGLEMEMVSESYISHLEELVHEGKVKESDIDDSVSRILTLKYKLGLFDNPFKYFYENSDQYMLLEKTRELSREAAEKSMVLLKNNQVLPLKKETKIMLCGPMIKSQDLIGEWAALTSKDDVVSIFDAFSKDKTLSIIEESGDEAIKNAEVIIMALGEPGNQAGEGNSKTHLHLADEQKAYFDKVYQLNQNIVLIVFAGRPLIMTDFANKVKALIYAYQPGLEAGNALKRLMYGDCSFSGKITMTFPYHQGQIPIYYNHYATGRPFDPQRPNYRYNTRYIDCPNEPLYPFGYGLSYGKFVYKNFIINQHKLNKHDKLFLQVEIENQSQYPADEIIQCYIQAKNFSVSRPVNELKSFKRVSFKAYETKTIDFTLDINDFRSYNINMEWTAEYRDYFVKVGPNSQDLLSISVNVVD, via the coding sequence ATGGATAATAAAATTAATGACTTATTAAAAACGATGACACTTAAAGAAAAAATAGGGCAATTGTATCAAGCGCCCTATTTTAGTGATGTCATCACAGGTCATGCTTTTGATTCATCAGCTACCATTCAAAGAATTAAAGATGGTAGGGTTGGGTCTATATTAAGTGTCCATGATGAGAAAGTGTTATATCAACTTCAAAAAACTGCAGTTGAAGAGAGCCGTTTAGGTATTCCTTTATTGTTTGCTTTTGATGTCATCCATGGATATAAAACTTCATTTCCGATTAATCTGGCTTTATCAAATACATGGGACATGGATTTGATTGAAAGAATATCAAAAGCAGTGGCATTTGAAAGTACAAAAAAAGGTTTACATTTAACATTTTCACCAATGGTGGATTTGGTTAGAGATCCTCGATGGGGTAGGGTCATGGAAAGTAATGGAGAAGACCCATATTTATCTTCATGTTTGGCAAAAGCTTACATAAAAGGTTATCAAGGAAATGATTTATCTCACCCTGATACGATTGCTGCATGTGCAAAACATTTTATCGGTTATGGTTTGTCGGAAGCTGGCAGGGAGTATAATACAGTTGATTTATCAAAACGAGTTTTGTACAACATGTACCTTCCAGCCTTTAAAGCAGCTGTTGAAGCTAATGTTCAAATGGTAATGACTTCTTTTAACACAGTATTTGATGTGCCTTCAACAGCCAATAAAGCCTTACTAAAAGATATATTAAGAGAAGAATTAGATTTTAAAAATGTAATTATATCTGATTATACATCAACTGAAGAGATTATTAATCATGGAATTGCAAGAGACTTAAAAGATGTTGCTGAACAATGCTTTAATGCAGGATTAGAAATGGAAATGGTATCTGAATCTTACATAAGTCATTTAGAAGAACTTGTTCATGAAGGCAAAGTTAAGGAAAGTGATATTGATGATTCTGTAAGTAGAATATTAACTTTGAAATATAAACTAGGTTTGTTTGACAATCCTTTTAAATACTTTTATGAAAATAGTGACCAATATATGCTTCTTGAAAAAACAAGAGAATTATCTAGAGAAGCAGCTGAAAAAAGCATGGTATTATTAAAGAACAATCAAGTTTTGCCATTAAAAAAAGAAACGAAAATAATGCTTTGTGGTCCAATGATTAAATCTCAGGATTTGATTGGAGAGTGGGCAGCTCTTACCAGTAAAGATGATGTAGTCAGTATTTTTGATGCTTTCTCTAAAGATAAAACTCTGTCAATTATAGAAGAATCAGGTGATGAGGCAATTAAAAACGCTGAAGTCATTATTATGGCCTTAGGTGAACCAGGAAATCAAGCAGGTGAAGGTAATAGTAAGACACATCTACATTTGGCTGATGAGCAAAAAGCATATTTTGATAAAGTATACCAATTGAATCAAAACATTGTACTCATTGTGTTTGCAGGTAGACCATTAATTATGACTGATTTTGCAAATAAAGTAAAAGCTTTGATATATGCTTACCAACCAGGTCTTGAAGCCGGCAATGCTTTGAAGAGACTAATGTATGGAGATTGTAGTTTTTCTGGAAAAATAACAATGACTTTCCCTTATCATCAAGGACAAATTCCTATTTATTATAATCACTATGCCACAGGTCGACCATTTGATCCTCAAAGACCAAATTATAGGTATAATACAAGATATATAGATTGTCCAAATGAGCCTTTATATCCTTTTGGCTACGGATTATCATATGGAAAATTTGTTTATAAAAATTTTATTATTAACCAACATAAACTTAATAAACATGATAAACTATTTTTACAAGTTGAAATTGAAAATCAAAGTCAATATCCAGCTGATGAGATAATTCAATGTTATATCCAGGCAAAGAATTTTTCTGTATCTAGACCAGTTAATGAGTTAAAAAGCTTTAAAAGGGTTTCATTTAAAGCTTATGAGACTAAAACTATTGATTTTACATTAGACATTAATGATTTTAGGTCTTATAATATCAATATGGAATGGACTGCTGAGTATAGAGACTATTTTGTGAAAGTAGGACCTAATTCTCAAGATTTGCTGTCTATAAGTGTTAATGTTGTAGATTAA
- a CDS encoding helix-turn-helix domain-containing protein, whose product MVYHIYLYQKNTVEYLQEIFDKMDHLTRISMISNSMMKVSIHSEIIEDNLDLEMIHASMTTDFETDIHMLYLYDNVHDLIEESMVIEHLPHLKNKVYDISDFLIYLSHFHEGKMTMKRKLVELLGQDYINTIIMLASTNMNNSIAAKRLYLHRNSLNYRIDKIYQLTGVDIKTFKGLRAFISILES is encoded by the coding sequence ATGGTATATCATATATATTTGTATCAAAAGAATACTGTTGAATATTTACAAGAAATATTTGATAAAATGGACCATCTTACAAGAATTTCTATGATAAGTAATTCTATGATGAAGGTCTCTATTCATTCTGAAATCATTGAAGACAATTTAGACTTAGAGATGATTCATGCTTCGATGACAACTGATTTTGAAACAGATATACATATGTTATATTTATATGATAATGTTCATGACCTCATCGAGGAATCTATGGTCATAGAACATTTACCACATCTTAAAAACAAGGTATATGATATTAGTGATTTTTTAATTTATTTGAGTCATTTCCATGAAGGCAAAATGACTATGAAACGCAAGTTGGTTGAATTGTTAGGTCAAGACTATATCAATACAATTATTATGTTGGCCTCGACCAACATGAATAATTCAATAGCTGCTAAGCGCTTATATTTACATAGGAATTCATTAAACTACCGTATAGATAAAATTTATCAATTAACGGGAGTTGATATCAAGACATTTAAAGGTCTTAGAGCTTTCATATCTATTTTAGAGTCATAA
- a CDS encoding ABC transporter ATP-binding protein yields the protein MATLTFKNLKKVYTPGDKPAVDDFNLEIKDKEFVVFVGPSGCGKSTTLRMVAGLEEITEGELYIDDILVNDMAPKDRNIAMVFQSYALYPHMTVYNNMAFGLKLRKEPKDMIDEKVRNAAQILGLTEYLERKPKALSGGQRQRVALGRAIVRNAKVFLMDEPLSNLDAKLRVQMRGEIIKLHKKIETTTIYVTHDQIEAMTMASRIVVMKDGFIQQVGAPKDIYDNPNNIFVGGFIGTPPMNFLEGIVDKNGIFFGEGISVKISKKHFDLLKEKNYLDKEIVLGIRPEDIHDDEKSKEKFKDAIVKFTVDVAELLGSETSVFAKVGQQDVTAMIDARADIQIGDELHMALDMAKVHFFDKETTLRIK from the coding sequence ATGGCTACATTAACATTTAAGAATCTTAAAAAAGTATACACTCCAGGTGATAAACCTGCAGTCGATGATTTTAACTTAGAAATTAAAGATAAAGAGTTCGTTGTCTTCGTTGGGCCTTCTGGTTGTGGTAAATCTACAACTTTAAGAATGGTTGCTGGATTAGAGGAAATTACTGAGGGTGAATTATATATTGATGATATCCTTGTCAATGATATGGCACCTAAAGATCGTAATATTGCAATGGTTTTTCAATCTTATGCCTTATATCCTCATATGACAGTATATAATAATATGGCTTTTGGTCTAAAATTAAGAAAAGAACCAAAAGACATGATTGATGAAAAAGTAAGGAATGCTGCTCAAATTCTTGGATTGACAGAATATTTAGAAAGAAAACCAAAAGCCTTATCAGGTGGACAACGTCAACGTGTTGCTTTGGGTAGAGCTATTGTAAGAAATGCTAAAGTATTCTTAATGGATGAGCCATTATCAAACTTAGATGCTAAATTACGTGTACAAATGCGTGGAGAAATTATTAAACTTCATAAGAAGATTGAAACAACAACGATTTATGTTACCCATGACCAAATTGAAGCGATGACGATGGCTAGTAGAATTGTTGTTATGAAAGATGGTTTTATTCAACAAGTTGGTGCACCTAAAGATATTTATGATAATCCAAACAATATTTTTGTTGGTGGATTTATCGGAACGCCACCTATGAACTTTTTAGAGGGTATTGTTGATAAAAATGGTATATTCTTTGGTGAAGGAATTTCTGTAAAAATATCTAAAAAGCATTTTGACCTATTAAAAGAAAAAAATTATTTGGATAAAGAAATTGTACTTGGTATTAGACCTGAAGATATTCATGATGATGAAAAATCTAAAGAAAAATTTAAAGATGCTATTGTTAAGTTCACAGTAGATGTTGCTGAGTTATTAGGTTCAGAAACTTCTGTATTTGCAAAAGTAGGTCAACAAGATGTTACTGCAATGATTGATGCTAGAGCAGATATTCAAATTGGTGATGAATTACACATGGCCTTGGATATGGCTAAAGTTCATTTCTTTGATAAAGAAACTACATTAAGAATTAAATAA
- a CDS encoding aldose epimerase family protein — MYEIRKSKIMDIIHIEQNGIIVDLSNYGAMIYQIQTPDQFDKYEDILLAYPKETDYIKNNIYLNASVGPICGRIPEGQLIIDDNTYQFDKNENQRQTLHSGSDALSFKYFDYEIQDNNQQTIVEFLHYSQLINDVSYETKITYTIKNSSIIIDFDISSNQKFFFNLTNHAYFNLSGNLKSSIENHIVQINTDLVHILDEFQCSTLQVHKDPLYDFTQAKSLHTLLKSLKGHPYKGYDDLYYFDKDIEPKAWAYDPISKRKLQVFSTYNHMVFYTHNNINSIPLKHLNKHPMHYGLCFECQRGPLNFKNTLLKNTYKDQIIFKFSHQ; from the coding sequence ATGTACGAAATTAGAAAATCAAAAATCATGGATATTATCCATATTGAACAAAATGGTATAATTGTTGACTTATCTAATTACGGAGCTATGATATATCAAATACAAACACCAGATCAGTTTGATAAGTATGAGGATATTCTATTAGCTTACCCTAAGGAAACAGACTACATAAAAAATAATATATACCTAAACGCAAGCGTAGGACCAATATGTGGCAGAATTCCTGAAGGTCAATTAATTATAGATGACAACACTTATCAATTTGATAAAAATGAAAATCAAAGACAAACCCTACATAGTGGGTCCGATGCCTTATCATTTAAATATTTTGACTATGAAATTCAAGATAACAACCAACAAACGATTGTTGAATTTCTACACTATTCACAATTAATCAATGATGTATCCTACGAAACAAAAATAACCTACACCATTAAGAACTCAAGTATAATTATTGACTTTGATATTTCATCAAATCAAAAGTTCTTCTTTAATTTGACTAACCATGCTTATTTTAATTTATCTGGAAACTTAAAATCATCTATCGAGAATCATATTGTTCAAATCAACACTGACCTTGTCCATATTCTTGATGAATTTCAATGTTCAACACTTCAAGTTCATAAAGATCCCCTCTATGATTTCACCCAAGCCAAGTCTTTACATACTCTATTAAAATCATTAAAAGGTCATCCATATAAGGGTTATGATGACTTATATTACTTTGATAAGGATATAGAGCCTAAAGCTTGGGCATATGATCCTATAAGCAAAAGAAAACTACAAGTGTTTTCAACCTATAATCATATGGTCTTCTATACCCATAACAATATAAACTCAATTCCCCTAAAACACTTGAATAAACACCCTATGCATTATGGTCTGTGTTTTGAATGTCAAAGAGGACCTTTAAATTTTAAAAATACACTTTTGAAAAACACCTATAAAGATCAAATAATATTCAAGTTCTCACATCAATAA